From the Chanos chanos chromosome 7, fChaCha1.1, whole genome shotgun sequence genome, the window atatctgtgtgtgtgtgtgtgtgatgttataCAGTtcttttatataaataaataaccgtcttttttaaaagccttgctaaCTTGCCTCCTTCACCAAACCCATCAGCCTCTTCAGTGATTCTTCATCCTTGTGTGCCCACCTGACGCTCATAAACCCTTCCATTTTCAGCTGCTTAAAGATCATAGGCAGCTGGAAATACGGACCTATGTGAGACAACACATAGAGATTCATATAGACATTTGACTTCACAGGCTGCACTGAAATGATGAGAAAGAGTTGCATTAAACATAAATTAGTGACCAAGTTGCTGTCTTTGATCAGCTAGAACAAACTCTACAAATAGTTGCATTTGTATATGGCTCAGTTTAAATGAAGACTCAGTTTAAATGAAGAGGTCAGAAtgtttcaggggttttttttcccctgctaaCAGCCGTGCTCAGATCAGCTTCACTAGATATTACACCTCATTACAAACTTATATGTACTGATCTCAAATCAGTAGCTTAGTACAGAGTGAGGCGATGACTGTTTGAGGCAGACCTGTCTGAGGAGTGACGTCATTGTACATAGATATTCCCCCGCACACTGCAATCCGTCCAAACTGCTTCATCTGTTCTATCGCCGCGGTGGAAAACGGGCCGCCAACCTAAAGGTTCACAAATAACCAGTCAGAGTCACCACCTATAACTCACTTGACACAGTGCTGTTCAAAATCAGATCTAGAACTCAATTCGATCGTCCTcagttcttttaaaaaaaacgtaAGTAGTGTTAAATGTTTGAAAGCCTGGATGTTTAAGTTTCTGCATTGGtacacacaaatccacaaatTCTGTATTCTTACATTCTCAAAGTAGCAGTCGTATCCATCAGGAGAGGCAGCCTTGAGAGCCTCCTCCAGTGATGAGACGGTTTTGTAGTTAAAGGCCTCGTCAAAGCCCAGCTCTTTCAGGTAGGCCACCTTAGCATCACTCCCAGCTGACCCAACCACCTTACAGCCTTTGATCTTAGCAAGCTGCCCGACCACTGAACCAACTGCTCCGGCCGCAGCATTGACAAGTAGAGTCTCACCTGCCTTGATCTGGAGAACTTCCTCTAATCCATAAAGAGCAGTCAATCTATGAAGTGcgcaggaggaaaaaaaatcattcaaatcacaatttggtctttttttttttttttctcagaaattaCTGCTGTTTCATTTTGGGAGTGCTAAAATAATTCACACTGGGAGAGTGTAGATTATATTAACCACTTTGCAGCATTTGTATAAACCAGCACTTTCAAGAGTAAATACAACAACGACAGCACCATCAGCTGATTTTGTACGAGTGCAAATCTCGGAAAATTTACTGTGGACGAACGCCAGATGACAAAATTCCTGCGAATAACGCAAGTCTTCCGTGCACGCTTTACCCAGGCATCCCAATGGCTCCTAATGCCAGGGAAAGAGGGACGTCTTGCGGCCAGTCAGAGAGGACCCGCGTGAGACCGGTACCATCTGACACAGAGTGCGTCCTCCACCCGCACTGGCTAACGACGTGACACCCGACGGGGAAGGCCGAGTTCTTGCTCTGAATCACtctgaggagacaggagagagatcGAGAGCATGTGAGATACGACTCTTCAAGACGGAGCTGGGATTagccccttttttttcctatagAAAATATGGGAATCTATGTTTTGAagtaagaatttaaaaaaatatatatatatcagatatGATGTTTCTTCCATTCCTCTGAGAACCAAACATGGCTGCAGTACGCTATAAAATGGATAACGGGTTTATGCATGGTTGTTTACTCACTTTGCCACCTGAGTTCCAATCATCACGTCCCCACCCTTCATGACCACACGACTGAAAGGCCTAAAGAaccagagagaggcaaagacaTACAGAAGACTTGTGTCATTCCTACAAGACAAGCCAGACACGAGAACAACAAAGAACAACTCATCACAGACATTTAGCTATACATTTTACAAAAGGCATTTGAAAACCAGAGCTTTGCGGTCAAAACAGACTGTTGGCTAATGAGTCTCGGAAAGAACCTGTAGAGACCCACGAATGAAGCTACTGTTGACTTGAGAATGATAAACTGAATCTGCTGAAAATTTATGAATGGGGTTTAATTAGTATCCTGTCTTGCATACCGCATGTAGGGATCCACACTAAGGAAGACTGCCTCCAGGAGtacctctgaaacacacacaattcatcCATAATATCATTCAAAGCCTGGAAAAACACAGGAAGACAAAACCATGAGGAAAAACATCTGTGAACAAAAACATGGATCTCTCACTGTATACAGTGATCTGTAGTTGTGTACAGATTTGCAAACCTCCTACCTCTAAATGTGTAACTAATTCAGATGGGTGTGTGAAGCATACGGAATACACCCATTTGTTATGGTTTGCAGTTACAACAGCATTCACACAGCAGTGGCTTATCAAGAAACCCGAACcactgtttatctgtgtgtttatcttaGAGACTTTACACTGCTGAGTGCAAACTATCATCTGATGTACACGTGttcttaaacttgaaacttgtccTCTGTATTTATAAACCTCATTTACCTATAATCAAGGGACTCATACCGCCCTTAAAGTTAAAATACTTGTACTCGTTATTTTAGAGGTTCGCAAGTGTAGTCTCATATTTAGGAAACGGTCCGAAAATTAGGTCATGTCTATTTAAAATTCACTTGACCGATAACAGTCTTTGTTGCTGGAGTACGGTTAAAGGATTTTACAGCGCCCCTTTGGAATACTGTTGGTAACCACGCCCACCATCGCCGACTCAGCTACAGCCACAGAGGCAAATTTTAACTTTAGGCTAGTTCAAGGACCAGTCACAAATGGGTCTCGTAATTATGTCGGTGTCTATGTTAACAGATtatttaaaagaagaaagacagaaacaataCGACGTTGAGAGCCACTGTACTTTATTTTACGTTCTTTCACTTGTTTATTATCGGTCATTAACCGTTGCACACGTACTGTGTAAGCAattctggttttgtgtttgatcACTACTGTGATTTGCATACAGATGAGCGTTTGGGGAAACATGCAAGTGTGACCGACTTGGAAAGCACATAGTCTTTTGTTCGCGCAGCTGTtatattactgttgttgtgtaTGGATGACCTTTACGAACGATTGCATCGCGGAAAACGAACATTTTCTGATGGTTACCTGTCAATGTGTCACACGAATCTGAAGATCAACACTTCTTTAGGTATTGAGCTGTTTGAGATGGATTACTGAGCTGTATGTAAGTGACCAGGAAGAGGACTGCCTGTCAACAATTCTGTGTTGAGAAAAATCGCTGTTGTGGCCGGACAAGTAGTTCCTGCACTGACGCGTGGCTGTCGTATTGCTTGTTTCACAGCGGTAGCTACGATTTTCCTATGACATTAATTATGCGACAGAATTAAATCCCAGTCTAGCTTATCCCCATTGTCTTATTAGGATTTTTGAAAGTCATTTAACATCGGTGAATGTTTGCAGACGTGAAATCAAAACTTTATCGAACAGTTCATAACTGCGTATTACTGTGTGCAACTCATATTTCACGTGTAGAGCTAATATAGAGATCAGTGCTTTGGTGTATAAATCGAGTTTGATCTGAATACAAATATTGCTCCCGACATGGTACAAAGGAGCAGTTACACTTACCTCCATCTTTGGGTTCAGGCAGTTCCTCTTGTTTAAGCTCGAAGTCGCTAGGTTTGGGGAACCCCTCAAAGTGCTGACGAAGAATCCAGGTCTTAGCTTGTACCATCGTCCTTTCTCCGGGTGACTGTGAAAGCAAGTGTTGTCAGAGTGTTGTTATTTTACATATACTGCTTTGACATATGATGACGGAAAGACTTTACGAACGTTTAAAATCATGGTTTGCCTCCGGGAGGCGCTATTACAATAAAAAATCACAAGACTTCTTGCGAAACTGAGAAATGAAGGCGGCGTACATGAGACGGACCCCTAAAATAAATTATGTCCAGTAGATCTGCGCGGACGAACAACGCCTGAATTTTTACAGCGAGTTATATAACTAGATATTGCATGAGTGATCCAAGTGACGGTTCAGTGAAACACGTGACACCGATATTTGTGACAAAAGGCATTTACAAAATGATCACACACCTTTTCTAATGTTAAACCTGTCATTGAAGTTATAACGATTCCCTTTTAAGGCTCTTGCTTGCTTTTACTGGAGCTATACACAATTCAAAAGTCGAATTTGTCTTGTATTCAgataaacatttgttttcacataACTGTGCATCCATGAGTAGATACTAACCTACCAGGGTTGTCAGTAGAAATATCCAAGTTCTCTGAAAGCTCTGCAGCGCGCGAAAAAATATGACCTAGGGGAGTTTTACTTCGCTATTTATAATGCGCTCAGCGCGGGAATTTTGAAGGGGGAGTGGGcaactgacaactgtttgaagTTCACTCtaaatacatatatgtgtggATATAGCCTATATTTATTTCGCATTCGAGCGCATTTTTGCAGTCACGAACCCCTTTGctcaacaacaatgaaaaacgAGTCTTGTCTATCCTATCTGAAGAATATAGTAGACGTACGGAAACGGGAAATAAAAACGAAACCGAAAGCAGTTGTGCTGCCTCTAGCGCTaagtgcatgtatatgtatatgcattaCGTACATGTATAAGAATGTACAGATTGCACATATGCACTCCAGTGGGAAATAAaatctatatatttatttgtggtGCAATTCAGACATATTAATTAACTTTTTAGTTCGCTAACTCTGAAGATTCGCTTGCTTTGCGACTCATTCTTGAGATAGTCACCCACTCCCCCTCGAATTTCGCGCGCTGCCGCACTACCAATGGTTATGTAAAACCTCTGTGCCGTGATTCTTTTTTCCCGCGCACCAGAGCCTAACCAAGAGCGTTGGTATGTCCACAGACAATGCTAACAAGTTAAAATCAACAAATGAGTGCACAGTtatgtgaaaacaaatgtttgtctGAAAATAAGGCATAATTGACTTTTGAGTTGTGCATTTctccaataaaaaaaagcaagacaCCCCCAATGTGATTGGACCCTCTGTAGTCCAAATGGGAGGCACCACAGAGAGAAACGGAAAACAACAGGGCTAAAGGTCTGTCAAACTTCCAACTCTGCACTGATTAACAAGTACTAGCTAACCAgaaagatacagacacacacagaacagacacggAGCAGAAAACAACATAGGTGTGGCAATCTCAAGTGACAGAACAGATCCAAGACTGAGAACATCAATTTCAGTCCAGAGGAGCGCAGTCCTGGGAACAGAAGAAATAATGCACCACTCCCTTAGTAACTTAAATAACATACAGCTTAATGACACCTAGCGATTAATGAATTATCTGAAGGGCAGGCTTTTCAAtttcaatattcaaacattcaaTAAACTCATTATGTGAATTAGAGCACACATACATTGTCGTCTATGAATTGATCTTTTGTCCTTTTCGGCTCATTCAGTTTACTGTTAAAGAAGGCTGCCTCTTAAGGAAGTCCTTCCGTTCTTTCCctagaaatgtatttttaggtCATATTTGTTTTGGGATCATCTTTCAGAGAGGGCTACCTTTCAGAAATCTGTTCTCACGCGTCAGTGGAATATTCCGTGACGATAAGGTTATCTGAGTCGCCTCCATTGCCCGCTTGACAGAAAATGCATCGTAACATTTCAAATTCATCAGATTGTCATTCATTTCAACcatatttgtttttcaccaGACATACTTTTCATCCACATCTGCATTGAGAAGGTTCATCAAATCAGCAGGAGTGCTAACTTGTTTTAGTTTGGTGGCATCGCACCGTTAGCATGGCGGTCACCCAGATCTGCAGTCGTAAACCGGTTCCCCAGGTCAACTTCATTTTCTATCTGATTAGACATCAGTAGAATAGTTCAACAACAGTGGTTCATTTTGTCACAGGATAAAAGCTATTACAGTGCTCCTGAGGATCACAGGACTGTCTGAGTGTTAGTTTTGTCACAGAAGGGTGAGAGATACTGGATGTATATGCATAAAACAACAGGTTCCTTATGTCAGAACAGCAggtaagagaaacagacaggtgaGCTAAAACTACACAAAGAAGCAGAACTTAACCAAGAGCACAAAGTGATAAGACTCCCGCCTACAAAGAATTCAGAAAAAACAAGGGCTCTGTGgtaacagccaatcagaagacTTGGTAAAGACGTTACTATATATACACAAGCACAAGCCCGGGGCCTATATATACAAGCACAAGCCTAAATTAACAGAACACAGGTGTGAGTAGGAAAAAATGAACCAGAAACAGGTGTAACCAACCATTTAATTATTAACCAgctgaaacaaatgaaacagaaccACCGGTTAAAACTATGTAAACTGAACTCTAAATGGCCAGGgcgaggggaggggagggggtaaGTAAATGACAGTCTTGCTTGCAAGAAGGGGAAAATATTGTAATGCAAGCTTGTTAGAGCAGGCAgatattccagaaagcaggtttagtgaaactAAGATTTAGTCatctcagagtaagtagtaaacctcctaacagaagagccctatggcttcattctcctagcaaaacaaagccattgggCTATTCTGTTAGGAGGTATACtacttttcactaaacccagtttctggaataccccccaaaTGTCCATGTTCCTTACTACCAAACCAATATCAAGGATAATTTTTCTTCTAGGTGTTGGGCTTCATGTGAAGAATGATGGAATATGGTGACAACTGATTTCCATATTAgtgcttaaaaagaaaataaataaataaatgtaaataaaaatacaacacactGTTTTGTATTACAGTTGACAACACCCACATCACCCACCTATTATTTTGCCTTTGCAAAGAATATGCAtaatgtgtgaacatttttatattattcaCATAATTCGTTTGTCTTTTGATTCAGTACGGTTTTAGGCTGATGTGTGATCATCTGACACCTTGATGTTAGCAATTTAATTAAGGTTCAGTGATTAAACTGTTATGTATAGTCACTGAATCTTACTGAACAATATATTTTCAGATATTATCTTAAATATCATGGTTTTAAGGTGAGTGGAAATAACAGAGCAtggacactgaaaaaaacatgagaTAAATAAATCTTGaacaaaacagattaaaaaaaaacttaaatgtgCATAAAAGATACGTTAAAGACTACTGTGTATTTTGCCttttaagaatttttttcagcatgttcCTTATGCACAGAGAGGGAACGGAGGAGACATTGTCTTATCTACGGCAGAAATGTACTATGACATGTTCATGCGGTGTTCCCAATACAGTGACGACCCTTGCCAATGAAATGTATATGGTTAATCTTCCAAAAGGTCAGCGGTGAACTCGCGTCTACCGCACTGCTATGACTGTACTTTTTCCAGCAAATTATTGCATCAGCATATGCCATGAGAAACAGCTTTCTTTATGTCGAACTGTTTATCATAAACTTGGTAcctgggaaagaaagaaggatggaagaaaagaaaaagcgacagcagaggggggaaaaagattGAGACAATTCGCGAGACGTCGTGCCCAAATGGTACAGTCCCACAGGCGCACAATGATGTTTAACGATTCACTCAGCCAGATTTATCAACACTTTATTCAAAGTTAGAATTTAGTCTGTGAAATCCATAGCATTGCATATCACCAATGATTAACTGTTACgttatatttataaaaacatgGCAGCTTATTCAACGTAACAGGTATTAACTAGAGTGGTACAGAGAACAACGGctctctctcaacggctctggtatCAACTTAAATGACGTGTTACGACGTAAGGACAAGCGCGCCCTTTTTGTAGTTTTGAAGTCGGACGACAGGGAAAGTTTCTGTCAGCTTGTTATGTCTTATACCACAAGGCGTAGGTACTATTAACACACCGAAACTGAGCCGACAAGCGCAACTGATTTAAATATCTTCTAGGTAAGAAAAGGAAACACGAAAAAGCTGCAACCTCAGGAGAATTTTCTTTGTCAAACCAGAAAACTCAGTGTTTGGTTGGTTGTCAGTACGAATCCTACATTAGCAGTGGTGGCTAGGCTATTGCTAGCACTGCTAACAAGCTAAGCGTTGATAGCATGACAAGTTAACCAGGTGTAGATGCTAACAGTAGTATAACTAATGTAGGATAGCTGTTATTAGACAAATAATGTTAATTCAGGAATCGATTCTTTGACTATTCTTCTCCTTAAACCTCTCTACCCGCGCGTCATTCTTAAAACAAACCTGTCTGCGAATATGTCTCTCAGTTATCTAAATAGCCTTAAATTTGTGTGTTGATAAGCTAAGTTAATAGTGAGGTAATAACTGTAGCTTGCAACGGTGGATGGTTACGAAACTCTCTCACATCTTACACTCAGTAGAATTTTTTACAAATGTGTAacgttatttttcaaatgtgtaacgcctctctctttctgtctctctctctctccccctctctctgtgaacaaGAGAAATTTGTTCTTTGCGTTAAAACACTAAAATACATTAATCAGATTTCTGTGCTATCAGTAAGGTACAGTGGAAGACAGGTTAATAGAAAGTAAAACGTAAGTGCTTTAGTTAGATATGTGATGaatattattttatgtaatttatgttGTACATTTCTTTCCTGTGCattcagttcagtcttcatCTTTGCGTTAACACTTGCTGTACAATACACAGGAAACCCGCTGAATTCAGCAGTCATCTTGCCCTCTTCTGCAGCATTGAACAAGCTTTTTTTTGAGGGAGTGGGTTGTTGCAGGTAAAATGTTGGATGGAGCGCAGTTTGTGGAGGCCCTCGCACGATTGGGTTACCCAGGTGCCGCCTCCCTTAAGGGCTCTGaatttgattggttgtttgACTGTGCGCCGGAGAACCTGTACTTCTTGCGCTTCTTCTGTAGCAACCTAAACCGCAGCAACGTCCTTGCGCCCGAGGAGGTGCGGGCGTTCGAGGCCCTCCGTGCCTCCGGGAAGCCCATTCTGAATGAGGCTGCGCTAGGGGAGGTGCTGAAGACGTGTGGGCCTGTGGATGGAGGTCCGGGGAGAGGATCTTCCACTTCTCTTTGTGGGGAGGACGATGTGTCCGTGCAGGAGCTGGAAGCAGAGCTGCAGGCattgaggagagagaagcagctGAAACAGCGCAGGCTGAAGAAGCTCCAGGTTTTCGCCACGACCCGGGCCGACAGCGCGGCCCGACTCGCGGTGCACGAGGAGAGCGTCGCCGACGGAGCGAAGGGTGCCAGCTCCGCCCTGGGA encodes:
- the LOC115817131 gene encoding prostaglandin reductase 1-like isoform X1, which produces MVQAKTWILRQHFEGFPKPSDFELKQEELPEPKDGEVLLEAVFLSVDPYMRPFSRVVMKGGDVMIGTQVAKVIQSKNSAFPVGCHVVSQCGWRTHSVSDGTGLTRVLSDWPQDVPLSLALGAIGMPGLTALYGLEEVLQIKAGETLLVNAAAGAVGSVVGQLAKIKGCKVVGSAGSDAKVAYLKELGFDEAFNYKTVSSLEEALKAASPDGYDCYFENVGGPFSTAAIEQMKQFGRIAVCGGISMYNDVTPQTGPYFQLPMIFKQLKMEGFMSVRWAHKDEESLKRLMGLVKEGKLKCNEHVTAGFDNMPTAFMGLLKGDNVGKAIVKV
- the LOC115817131 gene encoding prostaglandin reductase 1-like isoform X2; protein product: MVQAKTWILRQHFEGFPKPSDFELKQEELPEPKDGEVLLEAVFLSVDPYMRPFSRVVMKGGDVMIGTQVAKVIQSKNSAFPVGCHVVSQCGWRTHSVSDGTGLTRVLSDWPQDVPLSLALGAIGMPGLTALYGLEEVLQIKAGETLLVNAAAGAVGSVVGQLAKIKGCKVVGSAGSDAKVAYLKELGFDEAFNYKTVSSLEEALKAASPDGYDCYFENVGGPFSTAAIEQMKQFGRIAVCGGISMYNDVTPQTGPYFQLPMIFKQLKMEGFMSVRWAHKDEESLKRLMGLVKEAS